Sequence from the Bremerella volcania genome:
AACTTCGCATCACCTCAACTCAATGGGGTCGGTCCTCGTTCCGACGTCGTGAGCGAAGCGTTCGTTCAAGTCGCACCGGGGCGATACGAAGTGGAGTTCGACGCTCAGCATGCCGGTCCGCACTTCCTAGCTGTGTCGCCAAGCTCAGGGCTGGCGCCGCTTCGGATCGGTGTGAATGTACAAAACGCTCAGGAGTTCCGTGACCGGAGAGACAATCTAACGATGCTCCAGCGATTTGCCGCGTTGACGCCCCCCGGCGGACGCCCTGGCGAGGTCTTCAACCTGGACATGACCCCAGAGCAGTTAGCCAACATCGATACAACGCCATTTCGACACGACTTACCGAAGGCCAGCAGCCAACGGCCGATCTGGTACCTGGTGCTGGTGACGGTGGCTTGCTTGTTTGTGATGGATATCGCCAATCGGCGAGTCCTATGGAACTTCGCCTGGGTTGGCATCTTGTGGGCACGCATCCGGCATCAGCCCACTGTCGAAGCGCCCGTCGCCGAGTCGCTCCATCGCTTGAAAGCTCAAAAGGAGAAGCTGAATCGAGACTGGCAAGTGACATTCGACGGCACGGAAACCAGTGTCGATGCTGCTACGGTCGAGGCCAAGGCAGAAGCGTCTGCTGCGCCGCTGAACGATGAGCCAAGCTTCGAAGTCAACCAGGAAAAGGGCTATCTCGATCGACTGCTCGATGCCAAACGCCAGACCCGACGCCCCGATAAACAAGACTAGCCAGCGTACGTGTCGTCTCATCCGACAGCCATGTCGTCTGCGTCGACACAACAACTCAGGTATTGAGTGTGGCCATTCGTGAATTCAACGAGCTTTTCACGTTCCTGCCTGTCTCTAAATCGGTGGCATGACCTTTGCTAAATCATCCTGGGCGCGCTAATACTGGCTTAGAGAAAAGAGGTTATCGTGAACATTTCCCGTCGCGTTTTTGTTGGAATTTCCCTCTGTTTGCTATTCGCGCTGGGATCCTTCGCGATCGCTGCCGATCGTCCCATCTCCAGTGAGTCTCAGAAGAAGCTCGACACCATCGTGGCCAAGGGGCTTCAATATCTGGAAAAGAATGGTCAGGCCCCCGATGGTAGTTTTACAGCCCAGGCCGGTCCTGGTCTCACTGCTTTGGCCGTGACCGGGACGCTTCGCAGCGGCAAAACAGTCGATGACCCGGTGGTCGCCAAGGGGCTGAAAGCGCTCGAAGGTTTCGTGAAGCCCGATGGGGGCATTTACGGAAACGGTCGCTTGCGCAACTATGAAACATGCGTCGCGATGCTCTGCTTCCAGGAAGCCAACGCCGATGGCCGATACAACGAAACGCTTAAGAAGGCCCGTGATTTCGTCACTCGCTTGCAATATGGCCAAGGCGAGGTCAAGCAAGACGACGTCTGGTTCGGTGGCGTCGGCTACGGGGGTGCCGGTCGACCCGATCTTTCCAATACCGGCTATCTGGTCGAAGCGTTGATCGAGACCGGAAGCGAAGCGGACGACGAAGCGATCCAACGGGCATTGGTCTTCGTTTCACGCTGCCAGAATCTGGAAAGCAAGTACAACGACACCCAGTTCGCCGGAAAGGTGAATGATGGGGGCTTCTTCTACGAGATCCCTCGCGAGAAGATCGACCCCTCCACTTCCCCAGAACGTTACACCGAAAACGGCGGCATCCGCAGCTACGGCTCGATGACCTACGCCGGTCTGAAGAGCATGATCTACGCTGGTCTGACGAAAGATGACCCACGCGTGAA
This genomic interval carries:
- a CDS encoding prenyltransferase/squalene oxidase repeat-containing protein, whose amino-acid sequence is MAADRPISSESQKKLDTIVAKGLQYLEKNGQAPDGSFTAQAGPGLTALAVTGTLRSGKTVDDPVVAKGLKALEGFVKPDGGIYGNGRLRNYETCVAMLCFQEANADGRYNETLKKARDFVTRLQYGQGEVKQDDVWFGGVGYGGAGRPDLSNTGYLVEALIETGSEADDEAIQRALVFVSRCQNLESKYNDTQFAGKVNDGGFFYEIPREKIDPSTSPERYTENGGIRSYGSMTYAGLKSMIYAGLTKDDPRVKAASQWVADNYSVEQNPGMESAGLFYYYHTFAAGLGTAGLTEVTDADGKTHNWREELIDELAKRQNEDGSWSNENGRWFENDKNLATAFALMALSYCDADAAQPAGTPTE